AAGGGAATCATCATAGATATGGCGACCCTGATTTGACCTCGAGTGGACTCTCGACCCCTTTTTTTAGGTATCCTTAATTCATAGCATCCTATTACTGCTTTTGACAAATCATTATTACATATCTTCGATCATGCGTGTCTCGTTgaccttattttcttttttgattcgtGCGAATAAatggtaaaaaaattttctttctcgataaaccgtaattaaatttctttttaaatgccTGTTAAAACgcaatattaatgatttatcaaaaataaattgcaTGTATTGCGTTTTGGTTACAAATGAGAAAAagctatataaaatggatGGACTAATTTCTCTCatgaattatcgatttttctccTATTGTATTCTACATTCGTAAGCGCGCGATTTTGTAGTATATTTGTCATACGATTAATgcgatttaaatttattactcCTACTTCcgtatcctttctctctcaacaAAACCAGTTTACTTTGCTGTGTATAGATACgcttaaaatattcatatatttgcgtatatattacctatatatacctatataatatacatagattaatGCAATGGTGTTAAATCGGCTCGCGTGTCGATAAACACCTTTTTTTCCCTGtgtgaaacaaaaatattaccgGAAATCTattcattttctaataaacGTACATGACCCAGAATATATTCCACTCGCtatatttttccaaatttagaaatatatttttctcttttatttcttgattAATGCAATTTTCCACTCGTTAGAATCAATCACGTAGAatgattcataataaatagaaataaaaattgaagaaaaactATATCGTAGAATCAGATAGGAAGGACGAAGCTCGCGATAAAAGGAATCTTACAAATAttttgtctaaaaaaaaaaagatgaccGCGACAACCGACGGACGTAATTGCGGAAAAAATACATCTTagtcgataaagaaaaaagtttgtcagaagggaaaagagaccCGAAGGAATTATGCCGGACAAAAATCCAACCTGTCGAGATGGGCAACGCGAAAACAAAGACTTCTTCGTCGATGAGATATCGTCGATCGGCATGTCACTGCGGCCCAGCGGCAGCGCCTCTTCCGGTGAGTCgacatcgatcgatttttcattttattttacgatatttgttctttcatatctgtctatctatctttctttcccttcttccctcttcccatctctctttctctcctctctctctctctccttctcccactccctctctcctatcttttctttctatttcgtcTTCGAAATTTAGACATTTTTCGACGTATGTATTTTTCGAGATAAACGAGTAAACTGTTCATCCATCATTCTTTCTATCGTTCGACAttttgataaaacaaaatatcatcGTGGCTGCTTTTTCCccatgaaaaatttatctttccaGAAAATACTTTCCTTTTAACTTTTCacacaaataaaaagataaattaagatTCATTCTTTCGCGCTTTCacaattcgttcgttcagataaattataataaatgctAAAGTACCGATAAGTACTTTTAGAAACTTTGAGCGAACGCTCACGTTAGTATACTTTGCATAATAAATTCGAAGTGGTATTTTCTTGAGTAAACGTGCCGACGGATCCGTATCAAAAGGACCTACTTTCTTACGATGATTAATTCCTTGAGTAAGAAAGGACTTGAAAGTActtcaacgaagaaaattaattttacgataatgCCTAATTAGATGGGTAAATGTAACAACAtcatttttcttgttctctttcttattaaagccattttattatcatgcaaattatagaagaagaacattcgaatgatattatcaattatttcagcttaataaaagtatatattgttgaataacaacattaaaaattcgattaatcataattaaaaaaaaaaaaaagatcaaagattTAACTCATTGTTAAATCGAATCAAGCACTCGACTTCGACTCTCTAAGTTGTAAAAGTAAATTCTTTATGAAGGCACCATTTGTAGCAGAATTTGTCAATGATTTATGTCCACCAGTCACTAAACATTTCGTAAGATCTTTCCTCAATTGCGAACATGGTTGCGGTATTGACGGTGAAACGAGTAACATCCAAACTGTACGTAATTGATTGAAAAGATTCAAAATGACGCATTCAACCATTTGCTCGTTCTTATCCCCTAAGGGAATGGAATCGTCCATGGCACAGAGCCAAAGTACGTTGTCCAGCCATAATTCCAGACCACGCAGATCGATCTTGTAATTAACACCGTGATCTTTTAGCCACAGAGTTAACTAAAACGTTCgagatatatgaaatattttcgattgatTAGTTTCTACGGGAATAAACTAACGGAATAATATTGAAGAGGTAACGTTGAAAATGTTGAAAGATATAGATAggcaacaataaaaataaaaaaaaaaagtaagaacgtaaatttgaaaaaatcaaattggCAACTTGACAAGTCTAATCATGTGGAAAGAGCTTTGTTCCGATTTACCTTTGCACGACATTGGAAGGTCAGTGGATTACCGTCGAAACGTAACTTGTCGAGGGCTCTCAACGATTGTAGAACGTTGCTTTCCAAACATCCAAGTCGATTTTCGCTAAGATCGAGTCTGCGAAGATTCGACAATCTCTCGAAGGCTAACGACTGGATCGTCGTGATCTGATTATAGGAGAAATCCAACTGTTGCAAGGATATCAGCTCTTGGAACCAACGATCCTTCACTTGGCTAATGTTATTACTCGAGAGAGTGAGTTTCTGGAGATAAGTCAAGCCACGAAAGGCATCGTCGTCTATGTCCTTGATGTTACAGTTTTGCAAGTTCAGAGCCACCAGATTCTTGGCGTATCTTGAAAATGCGTCTTTCGGGAGTTGACGTACATCAGATTGAAGGATCATGATCGCAGATATTACGTTATTGCCTTGATCCAAAGATTTTTCCAAACTTTCGTTTGTACACTTCACTCGATTCCCAAATCCTatacgatttataaataattattgttaatttattcaattctcAGAAATTGCTTGTTATTGTAGTAATGCTAATGAAAAGGAATATTGTATATTCCTGTTCATTGCGTAATATTTGTTTGTGCATTTTAGTACTTAGAGCTCACGTCTCAATGCATCGAATATAGAATAGCGACTGATTTAATGGTAAATAGAAGCATAATACGAATGTAAATATTCGTTATCGGCAACAACTATATTCATGAAGCGAGGATATGCGTCacaatttatagaaattatgttaataagaCTATCGAGGATGCTTTAAAAGCGTCAACTAATATATAAAGGGATATTTTACTTGTAGTTGTATTAGTAACTTTATCTTACCTTCTTCATAATTGTTAACGGTACACTTTGCTAATGTTATCAccatgaaattgaaaatatagaataacACAAAGAATATACGATCCATCctgaataattttaaactttACTCTTCTCTAAATGGTCTcttaattaagaataaaacgGAAATGTTCGCGTAGGATGGACAAATCCTTGCAACGTCGAAATTATCAATTTCAACATTTTCCGCTTCGTGATATGGTCATATCTTTGAAACAATTATTCCGTAAACACAGTCTATTCGAActcttttaaatatacttattcgttcaaaaataaaaatgaaaatgtctACAGTACGTTCGGtactatttcttattttaaagatacgtaataaattcattttcaatcgGATTTCGTTTTCAATGTCATTAGGTATCTCGACCCTCGCCAGCTGTGGTGAAGTCGACGCACTACCCGAACTTCCGGCACAGGATGAAGAACGTTTACAACGTGCAGCACGTTTGTTGCAACAACGGCTTGTATTACGTCAATGGTTGGCGGATCATGGCTTACATAGCTATTATCAAAAGTAAGAAAAGCTTTGATTACATTTTGTTAATacagaaaaattcaatttaattcaaGTTGATTCACcggataagaaaataatagaaattctaTCATATTCTCTGTTTCCATCAGGTTAATGCAAATGGACGTTATGTCTCTGGAAGATGTATATTGGGTGGAGGACACTGCGGCACAAGCCACGCTTGGCAAGGATCTACAACGATGGATTCAGGCCAGGCAGGCATTACCCACTTCGAAGAGAGATTTAGAAACTTTAAAGGCGGATCTATGGAGTGCTGTTGTAAAAAACAGTCAACATCAAGACGCTTGGACATGGGGTATATTTGATTaaactttaatatcttttacattTGTTAGCGTTTATTATAACTCCCTTCCATTttgttatctattttattcattagtAATTTATATGAATCATTTACCTCTTTACAATCTctcctattattattgtttatctactctttatcattattcttatcttCGGATATTATTTCTCAGGTGGAATGTTAGTAGTATCCGTGTCAGTAGCTGGTTTAGTTACTCTGGCTGCTATGACGCAGCCTGCATTAGCACCAGAAGCTAAGCATTCTCTTTTGCAATATGTTactggaaaatatttattaccgaGCAACTGTCGTGTCCATTTTGAGTGGGAAGAGCCACAACTTGTAGGAGAAACAATGACTTTTACTGTAAAggtaaaataatcgaaataagttattttgttttgatccgagttcttttttcatttttatacaaaaaggattttttttctctctctctaaatattATCTTCCTCAGTTCTATCAACGAAATGGTCAACCATATCCGATCTGCGACAAGGATAATCTCATTGTGGAAGTGACAGAAGGCTCGCGGAGAGTAGCTACTCTAATAGAATTAGGAGGTACCGATCCTTTAGCTGCAAATACTGCAGTAGTGAAGTTCACCGTCCGCCATGCTGGACAATACAAAATAGCTGTACTTATTGGATCATGTCACGTTCACGGCAGTccatttcttaaaaattttctgcCTGGTAAGAACATAGTTgatgttagaaaaatatataaaatgaaaaattgattttttttatttttttcatttttcctgtTTATAGGACCTCCAGATCCAAATAAAACCGTCTTCGTACGTCAAAGTTCTACGGTCGTTTGTACAGCTGGTATTGCACATTCAATGACAATAGAACCACGAGATGAATATAATAACTTATGCATATTTGGCCCCGGCGAAAAACCCACTAAAGGGTACGATGTCAATATTATTCAGGCAAGTGATTTTCTGATTGGGATTGGTCGAATCATTCGAGAAAAGATAttcattagaatattttaacaGCAGATAGGTAATCATGCGGAAAAAGGATCGGTTATAGATTACTCGATTCATCTCGACTACGATTCTCCAAATCAGAGAGTTCGATTGAAAGTTAGCTTTCCAAAAGGTGGTTGTTATCATGCGACTGTTAGCCTCGCAGGATTACAATTACACAATGGAGACTTTGACATTATCGTTCTGGAAAGTACGTCGAATAATtccttataattatatatatatttttcatatgtttactattctcttcgttttttattcttctttaggTTCAGTTGCAAGATTGGTTCATAGTAATGTTGCTTCTAAAGATCCAGATATATGCTACGTTGCTAAATTATTAGGTATGCAAGGTGAAAGATTCTCTAAGCCAAAAAAAGTCTTTTGTTATATATCACCAAAGCAATTAACGATCaaggaatatttattaaaattcattcctAAAAGACTTGTTACTTTTAGACTATGTCCTTCGACTAAGGTAAGTGTTTGTGAAACACGAttgaatatatacaatttgttaaagaatttttactttctttataagattatttaaCGTTCCCAGTTTCATTTTGACTGTTTGAACAATCATCACGAGGGATATCATTCGTTTTCAATAGACGACGGATGTCAACCACCTgtcgaattaatttctttatatcgcGATATAATAGCCGCTACCTTTACAttgtttcttcttaaaaatatcGGTGGTAGCGAGACCTTCGCCGATaaacaagattttttttatcacgaaGTTCGAAAACATCACCAGAAATATTATCATGAGAAACTTTCAATGAAAGTGCAACGAGACAAACTTTTAGAATCGGTAATTactaaaatttattaagatcATCCTTATTACAAGCACTTTCTAAAACTGCATATTTTGtgatattttctattgttttcaGTCGATGAAAGCTACTAAAGGATTTTCAGTGAGCGATTGGTGCAGAAACTTTGAAATAACGTTTCAAGGCGAACAAggtaaaaatcaataaatactATCCAtgcatacaaatattataactcAACTTTGTTCACATCGTTGTTGTAAAATTTAGGAGTTGACTGGGGTGGTGTACGCCGTGAATGGTTCGAATTGATCTGCGCGGCTTTATTTGATCCAGGAAATGGTTTGTTTGCATCGTTTGGTGAATCCCAACAAGCTTTGGTACATCCTAACAGCAAACGACCGGCTCATCTTAAGTTAAAGCATTACGAATTCGCTGGTCGTATAGTTGGCAAATGTTTATACGAATCGGCACTCGGAGGATCGTATCGACAGTTGGTACGAGCAAGATTTACAAGATCTTTTCTTGCACAAATTATAGGTCTTAGAGTGCATTATAAGGTAAAGGTATCTGtacaaaattcaaaatttatttacatcacTTTTCCAAATGAGAATCATAACTCATTATTTCACAATACTTTTTATAGTATTTCGAACAAGATGATCCCGATTTATATTTgagtaaagtaaaatatattcttgaaAATGATGTGGAAGAAATGGAATTGTATTTTGTTGAAGAGGAATACGATAAGGACGGTCAATTATTAAAGGTGAGCCAGAAAATTCAACTCATATGTTATGTGTaacttatactttttctttttcttcttttttttttttttcttttccttacaGGTAGCAGAATTAATTCCTGGAGGTAGTAAAGTACGCGTTACCAATGATACGAAACTTCGGTATCTAGACGCGTTAGCGCAACACAGACTCGCTAGTTCAATTCGCAACGAAGTCGATCACTTTTTACGTGGTCTCAACGAACTCATTCCAGACAACCTATTAGGCatattcgatgaaaatgaattagaaGTACGAATCAATAgttctgtgtgtgtatataaatatatacatacacacacatatgtatttttaattcacaTTTTACCAATTCGTATATTTCCTAATGAAATTTGTTCCATACAGTTACTGTTATGCGGAACCGGTGAATATAACGTAGCAGACCTACGGACACATCACATAGCTAATGGAAGTTCTCCAGAATTTCTACGTGTCCTTGATTGGTTTTGGACGGCAGTAAGTAATTTTACACGAGAAGAAATGGCACGATTACTTCAGTTTACTACCGGTTGTTCTCAATTACCACCTGGCGGATTTCAACAACTAAGTCCACGCTTTCAAATAACAGCGGCTCCTACATTCGCGAATTTACCTACAGCTCATACGTGGTACGTGCTCtctaaaataacataaatattttaattacaagtAACTTAATTcatctaattaaaatttatttatcttttttataattattttttttattttttattttttttttttttttttttttttttttttcattttgttcttatttttattttttttagtttcaATCAACTCTGCTTACCCGATTACGAGTGCTACGATCATTTCGAACGAGCGTTGTTATTAGCGATCAGTGAAGGTACCGAAGGTTTTGGTATGATCTAACAAGAAAAAAGCTATATACTGataaaaacatacatacacacattatacataaatatacaagcTAACCTCTAGTCTATTCTAGTCAATATAATTTGTccattatattgaaataatgtatattgtgtaccattttttattatttgatatcaaatattaattttcattccaATGTTTACTTTCGATAATGTCTTTTCTTAACAAAGCTTTTATACTCTTAAAAAACATATGAACTGCATTTTGTTAAACTTAAGTCgtttgaaatatctttaacAAATGTTCAGCTAAATTATGTTCTGCTAATGACCATCAAAATTTAAGCGTAAGAACATGCCGCATTTAATGGCTTGTGGTaacgtttttatataaaaaccgTTATATACTAACAATATAAGAGCAATTTTTAATCTCactatcaatgaaaatttgcTCGATTTCTCAAAGCAAAATTTAGTATAAGTAAGGTATTCTAAGTGTTGTTGAATACATGAACATATTTCGTTACTCGAGCCATAAGATTCAGCATAATTCAACTTGCAAAATAATGGCAAGACCGaggtatttaaaatattgttttgtaGATACTATCGTAGATTTTAAAAAGGTAGCGCGTTAATCGTTATTGATTCatacaaaggaaaaagaaactatagaaaaagatatagatttgaatcttttcgtttgttattttttttctgttttctttatctgtgtagtaaatatacatatatatatacatatatatatatgtatatatatatatatatgtatatatatgtatgtatatatatatatcgtcaaaTTGTTCATTAGAAATTACgaagtaactataataatttgtataatcgtTTCATATCTCatcgttatatttcttctatattattatattttatgtactcAATTACGGAACGAAAGCAATCACAGTATAATCAAAGCCAAAGGCAAAAGACAATGTATTGTACATTTAGAATATACTCTACGACATTCGTTAATTAGTGCGTACATACGTGAATCtcgcaataaaaagaaaatttcttaatatcgACGGTATATACTTGTTACTTTCTATGGAGACCCGTAGATCGGGTTTTATAAGAAGTTTtacttatgaaaaaaatatcacgacCACGATCGTCGTGGCATTGCAAATAGACTAACGTGAATTATGTTATTCCAACCACTTTaagaataaattcatttctcaAGACTATACCGTTCGGGATTGTATAATACATACCATactcaggaaaaaaaaaagaaaagaaacccCATTTTGTGATAAGTATAAATCTTCCACTGTTCTACACGTCATGCGAAAAGACAAAATAGAGAATCTTACTTGCAACGAAATtagcataaaaaataaaataataaaacaaaaaaaaaaaaagaaaagaaaagagaaacacggaaaaaaggaaacaattaGGGAATTTCACGAATCTGACTTAGAACTGTTGTGGATGATGCTTAAGATCCGTCTTGTACTTAAAAACACAGTAATGCAAAATGTGATCGTGCATTTCCAAAAGCAATGACACTTGCACGTGGTTgcttaacattaaaattaactCTAATAACATCAGTCttctctatataaaaaaaaaatactatagtATAAGCCGCAAGCATATTCCAAGTTATGCTTCCTTTTAATTGCTTTGCAACTGTATTGTCGAAAACACCAGGATTCTCTGATATGAGACATGAGAactatgaacaaaaaaaaaataaaaaggaatcaaGAAATCGTAATAGCACGAGagaatcatatttattaaataaaaactggAAATAGATACACATAGTTCCGTCTTCTGATAAAAACAGATCATGCATCGTTATCTTAGCGGTCGGGTTGACGATACTTTGTTTTTATCAGTTTATCAAAATACGCGAAGAAAAGTGTAAAACTTATagattaaaaagtatataacaaGCATTTATTCGTATACATTCTAAACAAACTTATCCTACCCGTTATATATTCCACATGATTCTATACATAATATTCatcatgtaataataatatccttttaattataaaatcattcgatCTCCAACGGTGAGTAAATTTTcttcccaaaaaaaaaaaaaaaacaaaaacaaaaaagaatattaaaaataaaaacaatctaATAATATTCCTTCCGACGTGTTACTTGTAAATTTTGTTCAGTATTGCTCGTTATTTCTGTCCTCCCCATATATGATGTGCAATAACTTTTCCATAAGAGTTCATCTCATGATCGACGAAAGGTAAAAACTCTCTTCGCAAACTTTTCTTTGACTTCAAACATTCTCAACATCGATATCAAACTCGTCATTGACGTTTAACATATTTCCCAATCATACTTGGactataaatttcaattattgataaaaaaaaaaactaattgcatggtattagattttatttaaataataagaatagaaagagatagaaggaaaaagagaaaatattaatctattgagaaatattcaattcaataatagataataacatACCTGATAAAAACTAAGATGGTACAGTAGTactagataaaaaagatagagtaCGCAATATAGCCCGTGGCGCACGAACAACGCTTCCAGCAATTTGTAAAACTCGACTGCTCCATCCTCCTTCTTGTGATTGTCTGATTAAACGTTCCTTCAATTCATTTAGTTCCATtcttatgtataaaaatataaacaatgttatattttcttatataaattacagATTATGTACATAAGAAATGAGATATATCTTACAGTTGACCGTTATATATTGATTCGATACGATGCAAGGCAGCTTCTTTATCGGCCAGTTGATTTTCAAGAACGTTTGAACGTAAGCTTAAAGCTTTCCCCGTTTCTATACTCGATCGTAACTGTTTCTCcaatttcattcgttcatcTTCCCTGACCTTCAATtgtctaaataaaaaagaaaaaaagaaatatcattgttcattaaaaaacgtcgataataatatagtcgacataataattttttgttaaaatattttcaatactcaaattcaatttcaaatattttattacaaatattttacgtcAATGATAAACAGtgatgtttaattattaagaaaaagaaaatgaaatatggtaatattttatatggtaGAATTTTTTCGAGCTTAATCTATCAACAACCTACTTGGCATATTGTTGATTCTGTTCCTGTGCAGAATCGACGAGTGCGACATGTGCAGCCAATCGAATTTGCAAATCCTCGATGGCAGATTCAGCCCTATCTGCTCTACTACCACGTTCTGTAGCTAAAGCTTCGCTTGCGGATATCTAAAATTacgcagagaaagaaagagagagaaaaagagagaatgagagaaaagtataatgaactttttcttctttaaaaactaagagataaaaagaaaaaaaaagaaaagaaagaaatttttccttttaaattattcgtaCGAAATAAGTACTCGGGATGCTATTCAAGTTTAAATCTGATCATTTGAAAATCTCCG
This portion of the Vespa velutina chromosome 4, iVesVel2.1, whole genome shotgun sequence genome encodes:
- the LOC124948608 gene encoding apoptosis-resistant E3 ubiquitin protein ligase 1 isoform X1, giving the protein MARWSTVLSGVFLALSMILSLGKLLMLAAGNGSNGDLTEADQWLAEIGFKQYRPLFKKKGISTLASCGEVDALPELPAQDEERLQRAARLLQQRLVLRQWLADHGLHSYYQKLMQMDVMSLEDVYWVEDTAAQATLGKDLQRWIQARQALPTSKRDLETLKADLWSAVVKNSQHQDAWTWGGMLVVSVSVAGLVTLAAMTQPALAPEAKHSLLQYVTGKYLLPSNCRVHFEWEEPQLVGETMTFTVKFYQRNGQPYPICDKDNLIVEVTEGSRRVATLIELGGTDPLAANTAVVKFTVRHAGQYKIAVLIGSCHVHGSPFLKNFLPGPPDPNKTVFVRQSSTVVCTAGIAHSMTIEPRDEYNNLCIFGPGEKPTKGYDVNIIQQIGNHAEKGSVIDYSIHLDYDSPNQRVRLKVSFPKGGCYHATVSLAGLQLHNGDFDIIVLESSVARLVHSNVASKDPDICYVAKLLGMQGERFSKPKKVFCYISPKQLTIKEYLLKFIPKRLVTFRLCPSTKFHFDCLNNHHEGYHSFSIDDGCQPPVELISLYRDIIAATFTLFLLKNIGGSETFADKQDFFYHEVRKHHQKYYHEKLSMKVQRDKLLESSMKATKGFSVSDWCRNFEITFQGEQGVDWGGVRREWFELICAALFDPGNGLFASFGESQQALVHPNSKRPAHLKLKHYEFAGRIVGKCLYESALGGSYRQLVRARFTRSFLAQIIGLRVHYKVKYFEQDDPDLYLSKVKYILENDVEEMELYFVEEEYDKDGQLLKVAELIPGGSKVRVTNDTKLRYLDALAQHRLASSIRNEVDHFLRGLNELIPDNLLGIFDENELELLLCGTGEYNVADLRTHHIANGSSPEFLRVLDWFWTAVSNFTREEMARLLQFTTGCSQLPPGGFQQLSPRFQITAAPTFANLPTAHTCFNQLCLPDYECYDHFERALLLAISEGTEGFGMI
- the LOC124948608 gene encoding apoptosis-resistant E3 ubiquitin protein ligase 1 isoform X3 translates to MARWSTVLSGVFLALSMILSLGKLLMLAAGNGSNGDLTEADQWLAEIGFKQYRPLFKKKGISTLASCGEVDALPELPAQDEERLQRAARLLQQRLVLRQWLADHGLHSYYQKLMQMDVMSLEDVYWVEDTAAQATLGKDLQRWIQARQALPTSKRDLETLKADLWSAVVKNSQHQDAWTWGGMLVVSVSVAGLVTLAAMTQPALAPEAKHSLLQYVTGKYLLPSNCRVHFEWEEPQLVGETMTFTVKFYQRNGQPYPICDKDNLIVEVTEGSRRVATLIELGGTDPLAANTAVVKFTVRHAGQYKIAVLIGSCHVHGSPFLKNFLPGPPDPNKTVFVRQSSTVVCTAGIAHSMTIEPRDEYNNLCIFGPGEKPTKGYDVNIIQQIGNHAEKGSVIDYSIHLDYDSPNQRVRLKVSFPKGGCYHATVSLAGLQLHNGDFDIIVLESSVARLVHSNVASKDPDICYVAKLLGMQGERFSKPKKVFCYISPKQLTIKEYLLKFIPKRLVTFRLCPSTKFHFDCLNNHHEGYHSFSIDDGCQPPVELISLYRDIIAATFTLFLLKNIGGSETFADKQDFFYHEVRKHHQKYYHEKLSMKVQRDKLLESSMKATKGFSVSDWCRNFEITFQGEQGVDWGGVRREWFELICAALFDPGNGLFASFGESQQALVHPNSKRPAHLKLKHYEFAGRIVGKCLYESALGGSYRQLVRARFTRSFLAQIIGLRVHYKYFEQDDPDLYLSKVKYILENDVEEMELYFVEEEYDKDGQLLKVAELIPGGSKVRVTNDTKLRYLDALAQHRLASSIRNEVDHFLRGLNELIPDNLLGIFDENELELLLCGTGEYNVADLRTHHIANGSSPEFLRVLDWFWTAVSNFTREEMARLLQFTTGCSQLPPGGFQQLSPRFQITAAPTFANLPTAHTCFNQLCLPDYECYDHFERALLLAISEGTEGFGMI
- the LOC124948608 gene encoding apoptosis-resistant E3 ubiquitin protein ligase 1 isoform X2 — encoded protein: MARWSTVLSGVFLALSMILSLGKLLMLAAGNGSNGDLTEADQWLAEIGFKQYRPLFKKKGISTLASCGEVDALPELPAQDEERLQRAARLLQQRLVLRQWLADHGLHSYYQKLMQMDVMSLEDVYWVEDTAAQATLGKDLQRWIQARQALPTSKRDLETLKADLWSAVVKNSQHQDAWTWGGMLVVSVSVAGLVTLAAMTQPALAPEAKHSLLQYVTGKYLLPSNCRVHFEWEEPQLVGETMTFTVKFYQRNGQPYPICDKDNLIVEVTEGSRRVATLIELGGTDPLAANTAVVKFTVRHAGQYKIAVLIGSCHVHGSPFLKNFLPGPPDPNKTVFVRQSSTVVCTAGIAHSMTIEPRDEYNNLCIFGPGEKPTKGYDVNIIQIGNHAEKGSVIDYSIHLDYDSPNQRVRLKVSFPKGGCYHATVSLAGLQLHNGDFDIIVLESSVARLVHSNVASKDPDICYVAKLLGMQGERFSKPKKVFCYISPKQLTIKEYLLKFIPKRLVTFRLCPSTKFHFDCLNNHHEGYHSFSIDDGCQPPVELISLYRDIIAATFTLFLLKNIGGSETFADKQDFFYHEVRKHHQKYYHEKLSMKVQRDKLLESSMKATKGFSVSDWCRNFEITFQGEQGVDWGGVRREWFELICAALFDPGNGLFASFGESQQALVHPNSKRPAHLKLKHYEFAGRIVGKCLYESALGGSYRQLVRARFTRSFLAQIIGLRVHYKVKYFEQDDPDLYLSKVKYILENDVEEMELYFVEEEYDKDGQLLKVAELIPGGSKVRVTNDTKLRYLDALAQHRLASSIRNEVDHFLRGLNELIPDNLLGIFDENELELLLCGTGEYNVADLRTHHIANGSSPEFLRVLDWFWTAVSNFTREEMARLLQFTTGCSQLPPGGFQQLSPRFQITAAPTFANLPTAHTCFNQLCLPDYECYDHFERALLLAISEGTEGFGMI
- the LOC124948608 gene encoding apoptosis-resistant E3 ubiquitin protein ligase 1 isoform X4 encodes the protein MARWSTVLSGVFLALSMILSLGKLLMLAAGNGSNGDLTEADQWLAEIGFKQYRPLFKKKGISTLASCGEVDALPELPAQDEERLQRAARLLQQRLVLRQWLADHGLHSYYQKLMQMDVMSLEDVYWVEDTAAQATLGKDLQRWIQARQALPTSKRDLETLKADLWSAVVKNSQHQDAWTWGGMLVVSVSVAGLVTLAAMTQPALAPEAKHSLLQYVTGKYLLPSNCRVHFEWEEPQLVGETMTFTVKFYQRNGQPYPICDKDNLIVEVTEGSRRVATLIELGGTDPLAANTAVVKFTVRHAGQYKIAVLIGSCHVHGSPFLKNFLPGPPDPNKTVFVRQSSTVVCTAGIAHSMTIEPRDEYNNLCIFGPGEKPTKGYDVNIIQIGNHAEKGSVIDYSIHLDYDSPNQRVRLKVSFPKGGCYHATVSLAGLQLHNGDFDIIVLESSVARLVHSNVASKDPDICYVAKLLGMQGERFSKPKKVFCYISPKQLTIKEYLLKFIPKRLVTFRLCPSTKFHFDCLNNHHEGYHSFSIDDGCQPPVELISLYRDIIAATFTLFLLKNIGGSETFADKQDFFYHEVRKHHQKYYHEKLSMKVQRDKLLESSMKATKGFSVSDWCRNFEITFQGEQGVDWGGVRREWFELICAALFDPGNGLFASFGESQQALVHPNSKRPAHLKLKHYEFAGRIVGKCLYESALGGSYRQLVRARFTRSFLAQIIGLRVHYKYFEQDDPDLYLSKVKYILENDVEEMELYFVEEEYDKDGQLLKVAELIPGGSKVRVTNDTKLRYLDALAQHRLASSIRNEVDHFLRGLNELIPDNLLGIFDENELELLLCGTGEYNVADLRTHHIANGSSPEFLRVLDWFWTAVSNFTREEMARLLQFTTGCSQLPPGGFQQLSPRFQITAAPTFANLPTAHTCFNQLCLPDYECYDHFERALLLAISEGTEGFGMI